From one Asterias amurensis chromosome 10, ASM3211899v1 genomic stretch:
- the LOC139943113 gene encoding uncharacterized protein, translating into MKAFIAIVFIAAFIDFGNAISCYDCVGTGSSDCGDPFSGSSSVKQTDCSSSPLYENKCWKTTGSNGLISRSCSTLGVCSLLGNGCETSGGESVCCCDGNLCNSASTTGISYVTFASLIIASFLGMM; encoded by the exons ATGAAGGCGTTCATTGCAATCGTGTTTATTGCTGCATTTATCG ATTTCGGGAATGCAATC AGTTGTTACGATTGCGTTGGAACCGGGAGTTCGGATTGCGGTGACCCATTTTCAGGGAGTAGTTCAGTGAAGCAGACCGATTGCTCATCCTCACCATTATACGAGAACAAGTGCTGG aaaaCGACAGGCTCAAATGGTCTTATCAGCCGTTCCTGCTCGACGCTCGGTGTCTGCAGTCTCCTTGGGAATGGCTGTGAGACTAGCGGAGGCGAAAGCGTTTGCTGCTGCGATGGAAACCTGTGCAACTCTGCAAGTACAACTGGGATTAGCTACGTTACCTTCGCCTCTCTGATCATTGCTAGTTTCCTCGGTATGATGTAA
- the LOC139943112 gene encoding uncharacterized protein: MELTFQLVLLASTISCCLAIQCYECTLTELGAGDPKCDDQIYDLDPPFSKECDPNVYEKCRKVKTYLANGKTSVVRACAERTCYDKGCKKFEGQVVCDHCCFGDLCNSANSTTFDTAMIVALLLSVRWTFYLWLK; this comes from the exons ATGGAGTTAACTTTCCAGTTGGTTTTGCTTGCTTCAACAATCA GTTGCTGCCTCGCCATTCAGTGCTACGAGTGTACACTTACTGAGCTCGGAGCAGGAGATCCCAAATGCGATGACCAAATCTATGATCTGGACCCACCTTTCTCGAAAGAATGCGATCCAAATGTCTACGAAAAATGCAGG AAAGTCAAGACGTATCTGGCCAATGGCAAGACGAGTGTAGTTCGAGCATGCGCAGAGCGAACATGCTACGACAAAGGATGCAAGAAATTCGAAGGTCAAGTTGTCTGCGACCATTGTTGCTTTGGTGATTTGTGCAACAGCGCAAACTCAACGACCTTTGACACGGCGATGATCGTTGCATTGCTGTTATCTGTGAGATGGACATTTTACTTGTGGTTGAAATAA
- the LOC139942927 gene encoding di-N-acetylchitobiase-like, translating to MEVFNFVFATFLMLFIGSSSDEVTRGGRREATTSTACPCSDPALCNVISTPPRKEVFAFWIGGSTWKHFDWTQLTTIVMFNRHDPKLMCFAHSKGVRVVSMGVLPAASLSSISARSNWIMDRVNDVIGEHLDGINIDIEYPLKQSEAHLLTDFMSELTKTFHLSIPNSQVTFDVAWSPNCVDDRCYDYKGIAESCDFVFIMAYSEQSQIYGPCIAMANAPYNKTIKGIRGYLDVGISPDKLVLGVSWGGLDYVCQNMSKDNVCSIMHVPFRGAPCSDVPSKGRSYAFMMSHLKISTSGRLYNATYASPYFNYKIHSKGQIRQAWYDDPDSLTLRYEYAKRTKLRGVGIWNADSLDYSQDPEAKKDTKAMWDAVKYFLKN from the exons ATGGAGgtgtttaactttgtttttgctaCTTTCTTGATGTTGTTTATTGGCAGTTCTTCAGATGAAGTTACAAGGGGTGGTAGGAGAGAGGCAACGACAAGTACTGCATGTCCGTGCTCCGACCCGGCGTTATGCAATGTGATATCAACGCCGCCGCGCAAAGAA GTTTTTGCTTTTTGGATCGGCGGGAGCACTTGGAAACATTTCGACTGGACACAACTAACAACAATCGTTATGTTCAATCGACATGATCCAAAGCTGATGTGCTTCGCTCACTCTAAGGGGGTCAGAGTTGTAAGTATGG GTGTTTTACCAGCAGCTTCTCTCTCTAGCATCTCAGCTCGTTCTAATTGGATCATGGATCgtgtcaatgacgtcattggagaACACTTGGATGGCATTAACATCGACATTGAGTATCCACTCAAACAATCAGAAGCTCATTTATTGACGGATTTTATGTCTGAGCTGACGAAAACTTTCCATTTATCCATTCCAAACTCACAg GTTACCTTTGATGTCGCTTGGTCTCCAAACTGCGTTGATGACCGTTGCTATGACTACAAGGGTATAGCCGAGTCATGTgactttgtttttataatggCTTACTCTGAGCAGAGCCAGATATACGGACCGTGTATTGCTATGGCTAATGCTCCGTACAACAAAACTATCAAag GGATCAGAGGATATCTTGATGTTGGAATATCTCCTGACAAGCTGGTGTTGGGAGTGTCTTGGGGTGGACTGGATTACGTCTGCCAAAACATGTCAAAG GATAACGTATGTTCCATCATGCATGTACCTTTCCGAGGTGCACCCTGCAGtgacgtcccatccaaaggacggtCATATGCATTTATGATGTCCCATCTCAAAATATCAACATCAGGCAGACTGTACAATGCGACATACGCATCGCCATATTTCAACTACAAG ATCCACTCGAAAGGACAAATAAGACAGGCGTGGTATGATGACCCGGATTCACTTACCCTTCGCTATGAGTACGCTAAAAGGACGAAACTACGTGGAGTAGGGATATGGAATGCAGATAGCCTGGACTACAGTCAGGACCCAGAAGCAAAGAAAGACACCAAAGCAATGTGGGATGCAGTCAAATACTTTTTAAAGAACTGA
- the LOC139943246 gene encoding di-N-acetylchitobiase-like, protein MEFSKICQVCGIFLLCSLLEVQCLVIEETVKESSDCPCSDPGLCDVIKTPPRKEVFGFWVGGSEWMKYDWNALTTVVMFGHYDAKMMCYAHSKGVRVTLLGNFPLANLSSVSDRNNWIIEKVAMAVDLHLDGINLDLENPIDASQAPLLTSFVDETTKAFHLSIPNSQVTFDAAWSSGCIDGRCYDYVGIAKSCDFLFVMSYNEQSQIFGPCIAMANSPYNKTAHGVEMFLKLGIPANQLVLGVPWYGYDYKCNSLSKSNVCAIEHVPFRGVNCSDAAGKQINYGGLMKLLGKNSTSGPLFNTTYYAPFFNYKDSKTDQMHQIWYDNPKSLTARYEYANKMKLRGVGMWNLDTLDYSDDPIAQDQTQAMWKAIGKYFLDGNEVF, encoded by the exons ATGGAGTTCTCGAAGATTTGTCAAGTGTGTGGAATCTTTCTGCTTTGTAGCTTGCTAGAAGTACAATGTCTAGTCATAGAGGAGACTGTAAAAGAAAGCAGCGACTGTCCATGTTCGGATCCTGGGCTTTGTGATGTGATCAAAACACCGCCGAGAAAAGAG GTTTTTGGTTTCTGGGTCGGTGGCAGTGAATGGATGAAGTATGATTGGAATGCACTGACGACAGTCGTGATGTTCGGCCACTACGACGCCAAAATGATGTGCTATGCTCACTCAAAGGGAGTAAGAGTTACTCTCCTAG GAAACTTTCCTTTGGCCAATCTGAGTAGCGTGTCTGATAGAAACAACTGGATCATAGAGAAGGTGGCAATGGCCGTCGATCTCCACCTCGATGGCATCAACCTTGACCTCGAGAATCCAATCGATGCGTCTCAAGCTCCTTTACTGACGTCCTTCGTGGATGAAACAACGAAAGCTTTCCACCTATCCATTCCGAACTCTCAG GTCACCTTTGATGCTGCTTGGTCATCAGGCTGCATCGATGGCCGTTGCTATGACTACGTAGGGATCGCTAAGTCATGTGACTTCCTCTTTGTGATGTCATACAATGAACAGAGTCAGATATTTGGACCATGTATCGCCATGGCGAATTCACCGTACAACAAAACAGCTCATG GTGTTGagatgtttttgaagcttgggATACCAGCTAACCAGCTGGTACTTGGCGTTCCCTGGTATGGTTACGACTACAAATGCAACAGTCTTAGCAAG agcAATGTTTGTGCAATTGAACATGTACCATTTAGAGGAGTGAACTGCAGCGATGCAGCAGGAAAACAGATCAATTACGGAGGGTTGATGAAATTGCTGGGGAAGAACTCAACAAGCGGGCCACTGTTCAACACCACGTATTATGCTCCATTCTTTAACTACAAG GATTCCAAAACTGATCAGATGCACCAGATATGGTACGACAACCCGAAAAGTTTAACGGCACGCTATGAGTACGCCAATAAGATGAAGCTCAGAGGTGTGGGGATGTGGAACCTGGACACCCTAGACTACAGCGATGACCCAATAGCCCAGGACCAGACTCAAGCCATGTGGAAGGCCATCGGAAAGTACTTCCTCGACGGAAATGAAGTCTTCTAA